A genomic stretch from Pseudomonas mendocina includes:
- the aguA gene encoding agmatine deiminase, translated as MTLSSTPRADGFRMPAEWEPHSQTWMVWPERPDNWRNGGKPAQAAFTAVAKAIAEFEPVTICASAAQYENARARLDHANIRVVEITTDDAWVRDTGPTFVTNNQGEVRGVDWGFNAWGGFNGGLYWPWLRDDQVARKILEIEHCKRYRTEGFVLEGGSIHVDGEGTLITTEECLLNANRNPHLSREEIEAVLRDHLSIDTVIWLPEGLYNDETDGHVDNFCCYVRPGEVLLAWTDDQNDPNYPRCQAAMQVLETVRDAKGRKLVVHKMPIPGPLHATAEECAGVDMVDGTQERDPSIRLAGSYVNFLIVNGGIIAPCFDDPKDEEARAILERIFPEHRVVMVPGREILLGGGNIHCITQQQPAPQK; from the coding sequence ATGACACTCAGCAGCACACCCCGCGCCGACGGTTTCCGCATGCCAGCGGAATGGGAACCCCACAGCCAAACCTGGATGGTCTGGCCTGAGCGCCCGGACAACTGGCGCAACGGCGGCAAGCCCGCACAGGCCGCTTTTACTGCCGTGGCCAAAGCCATCGCCGAATTCGAGCCAGTGACCATCTGTGCCTCGGCGGCCCAGTATGAAAACGCCCGCGCCCGCCTGGATCACGCCAACATCCGCGTGGTGGAAATCACCACCGACGACGCCTGGGTGCGCGACACCGGCCCGACTTTCGTCACCAACAACCAAGGCGAAGTACGCGGCGTGGATTGGGGCTTCAACGCCTGGGGCGGTTTTAACGGCGGCCTGTACTGGCCATGGCTGCGTGACGACCAAGTGGCACGCAAGATTCTCGAGATCGAGCACTGCAAACGCTATCGCACCGAAGGCTTCGTCCTCGAAGGCGGCTCGATTCACGTCGACGGCGAAGGCACCCTGATCACCACCGAAGAATGCCTGCTCAACGCCAACCGCAACCCGCACCTGTCCCGCGAAGAGATCGAAGCAGTCCTGCGCGATCACCTGAGCATCGACACTGTGATCTGGCTGCCGGAGGGCCTGTACAACGACGAAACCGACGGCCATGTGGATAACTTCTGCTGCTACGTGCGCCCCGGTGAAGTTCTGCTGGCCTGGACTGATGATCAGAACGACCCGAACTACCCACGCTGCCAAGCCGCCATGCAGGTGCTTGAAACCGTGCGTGACGCAAAAGGCCGCAAACTGGTCGTACACAAAATGCCAATCCCCGGCCCGCTCCACGCCACCGCAGAAGAATGCGCAGGCGTTGATATGGTCGACGGCACACAAGAGCGCGATCCGTCGATCCGCCTGGCGGGGTCCTACGTCAACTTCCTGATCGTCAACGGCGGCATCATCGCCCCTTGCTTCGACGACCCGAAAGACGAAGAAGCCCGCGCCATCCTCGAGCGCATCTTCCCCGAGCACCGCGTGGTCATGGTGCCGGGACGGGAGATTCTGTTGGGCGGTGGCAATATCCACTGCATTACCCAGCAGCAACCTGCACCGCAGAAGTGA
- a CDS encoding cytochrome-c peroxidase: MRTLSLMAGLCLSAGAWAAVPASEPVQPIAPAEITDPAKVELGKQLFFDPRLSRSGFISCNSCHNLSMGGSDNLPTSIGHNWQEGPINSPTVLNSSLNLAQFWDGRAADLKEQAAGPIANPKEMAFTHILAIDVLRSIPQYRESFKKVYKVDEITLDAVTDAIAEFEKTLVTPNSRFDKWLKGDKNAITKTEQEGYDLFKSIGCVACHNGPALGGNSFQKMGLVEPYKTENPAEGVAGLTGKDADRFKFKVPTLRNVELTYPYFHDGAYWKLEDSVDVMARLQLGRKLSDDEIGKITAFLKTLTGDQPSFALPILPPSTASTPIPKPFE; encoded by the coding sequence ATGCGCACCCTGAGCCTGATGGCCGGTTTGTGCCTGAGTGCCGGAGCTTGGGCCGCTGTTCCCGCCAGCGAGCCAGTCCAGCCAATTGCACCTGCTGAAATCACTGACCCGGCCAAAGTGGAACTCGGCAAGCAGCTGTTCTTTGATCCGCGCCTGTCCCGTTCGGGCTTCATTTCCTGTAACTCCTGCCACAACCTGTCCATGGGCGGCAGTGACAACCTGCCGACCTCTATTGGTCACAACTGGCAGGAAGGTCCGATCAACTCGCCAACCGTACTGAACTCCAGCCTCAACCTGGCGCAGTTCTGGGATGGTCGTGCGGCTGACCTGAAAGAGCAGGCCGCAGGCCCGATCGCCAACCCGAAAGAGATGGCTTTCACCCACATCCTGGCCATCGACGTACTGCGTTCTATTCCGCAATACCGCGAGTCCTTTAAAAAGGTCTACAAGGTTGATGAGATCACCCTTGATGCAGTAACCGACGCCATCGCCGAGTTTGAAAAGACCCTGGTCACGCCAAACTCCCGCTTCGACAAATGGCTCAAAGGCGACAAGAACGCCATCACCAAGACTGAGCAGGAAGGTTACGACCTGTTCAAATCCATCGGCTGCGTGGCTTGCCACAATGGTCCGGCACTGGGCGGCAACTCCTTCCAGAAAATGGGTCTGGTTGAGCCGTACAAAACCGAGAACCCGGCTGAAGGTGTTGCTGGCCTGACCGGCAAAGACGCTGACCGCTTCAAGTTCAAAGTGCCGACCCTGCGTAACGTTGAGCTGACCTACCCCTACTTCCACGACGGCGCGTACTGGAAGCTGGAAGACTCGGTTGACGTCATGGCACGCCTGCAACTGGGCCGTAAGCTGAGCGACGACGAAATCGGCAAAATCACCGCTTTCCTGAAAACCCTGACCGGTGATCAGCCAAGCTTCGCCCTGCCGATCCTGCCGCCGTCCACTGCCAGCACTCCGATTCCGAAGCCTTTCGAGTAA
- the sulP gene encoding sulfate permease has translation MFAKWPLLTTLRGYDRDQAGRDMLAAVLVCLMLVPQALAYAQLAGLPAVTGFYASMLPLLVYALIGGSPGVALSFGPVAVLSLMTAAALAPLAEPGTAAYLVAATSLTLMVGILLLAMGILRLGFIANFLSHPVISGFVSGAAILIAASQFKYLLGVSVSGLTLLDVLPALYRQLPEIHLPTLVLSAVSLGLLLVLRNLQWFGLKKSLVQRVRQFAALILMMLAMGFGAFLKLEQQGVVVVGQVVTGLPGFSLPSLDPGLLRELLPAAVLIALVGFVESISIAQSLAMRKRQSIDPDLEVVGQGAANIASAFSGGMPVAASFSRSGLALQQNVATPLVGAFAAALMLAAVLGLAPMLEHLPQAVLAVTIVVSVVGLIDIASLRRTWRYSRQEGAAQLATILGVLLHGMETGILLGVGLSLVLFLWRTSRPHMAVVGQVPGTEHFRNVERYEVVESSTVLSVRVDESLYFPNARYLEERIGALVSTRPQIRHLVLMCSGVNQIDASAVDALDAISGRLLSAGIQLHLAEVKGPVMDRLQRSDFLQNFGGQVFVSQYKALCTLDPLFAESAIHHHYG, from the coding sequence ATGTTTGCCAAATGGCCGTTGCTGACGACCTTGCGCGGGTATGACCGCGACCAAGCTGGGCGAGACATGCTGGCCGCCGTGCTGGTGTGTCTGATGCTGGTGCCGCAGGCGCTGGCGTATGCGCAACTGGCTGGCCTGCCTGCTGTGACTGGATTTTACGCAAGCATGCTGCCCCTGCTGGTGTATGCCTTGATTGGCGGCAGTCCAGGGGTGGCTTTGTCGTTTGGGCCGGTAGCCGTGCTCTCACTGATGACGGCTGCTGCGTTAGCTCCTCTCGCAGAGCCCGGCACTGCCGCATATCTGGTGGCTGCAACCAGCTTGACCCTTATGGTGGGTATTCTGTTGCTGGCCATGGGCATACTGCGCTTGGGCTTTATCGCCAACTTCCTTAGCCATCCGGTGATCTCGGGTTTTGTCAGCGGCGCGGCAATACTCATTGCGGCCAGCCAGTTTAAGTACCTGCTGGGCGTGTCTGTCAGCGGTCTGACCCTGCTCGACGTGCTTCCTGCGTTGTATCGGCAACTGCCAGAGATCCACCTGCCCACCCTGGTGCTCTCGGCTGTCAGCCTTGGTCTGTTGCTGGTACTGCGGAATTTGCAGTGGTTCGGGCTTAAAAAATCGCTGGTTCAGCGTGTCCGCCAATTTGCCGCTTTGATTTTGATGATGCTGGCAATGGGCTTTGGGGCTTTTTTGAAACTGGAGCAACAGGGTGTCGTGGTTGTGGGGCAAGTTGTGACAGGCTTGCCGGGCTTCAGCTTGCCTAGCCTTGACCCAGGACTGCTGCGTGAATTGCTGCCGGCGGCGGTCCTGATCGCCTTAGTCGGGTTTGTTGAGTCCATCTCGATTGCCCAGAGCTTGGCTATGCGCAAACGGCAATCGATTGATCCTGATCTGGAAGTGGTCGGGCAGGGTGCAGCCAACATCGCCTCGGCCTTTAGTGGGGGCATGCCGGTGGCGGCCAGCTTCTCCCGCTCGGGACTGGCGTTGCAGCAAAACGTGGCGACCCCACTGGTGGGCGCGTTTGCCGCAGCCTTGATGTTGGCCGCCGTGTTGGGATTAGCACCCATGCTGGAACATCTGCCGCAGGCCGTGCTGGCGGTGACCATCGTGGTGTCGGTCGTAGGCCTGATCGATATCGCAAGTTTGCGCCGGACCTGGCGCTATTCTCGGCAGGAAGGCGCTGCGCAGTTAGCGACCATTCTCGGTGTGCTGCTGCATGGCATGGAAACCGGGATTCTATTGGGTGTTGGGCTCTCGCTGGTGCTGTTTCTGTGGCGCACCAGCCGACCACACATGGCCGTTGTGGGGCAGGTGCCCGGTACCGAACACTTCAGAAACGTTGAGCGTTACGAGGTGGTCGAGAGCTCAACGGTGCTGTCGGTTCGGGTGGATGAAAGCCTCTATTTTCCCAATGCCCGTTACCTTGAGGAGCGTATTGGGGCGCTGGTTTCAACCCGGCCTCAGATCCGCCATCTGGTTTTAATGTGTTCTGGTGTTAACCAGATTGATGCCAGTGCTGTAGATGCACTGGACGCCATCAGCGGGCGGCTGCTCAGTGCGGGTATCCAACTGCACCTGGCGGAAGTGAAGGGGCCGGTGATGGATCGTCTGCAGCGCTCAGACTTTTTACAAAACTTTGGCGGCCAAGTATTTGTCAGCCAGTACAAGGCACTGTGCACCCTTGACCCGTTGTTCGCCGAATCGGCAATCCACCATCACTACGGCTGA
- the desA gene encoding delta-9 fatty acid desaturase DesA: MWHNGLLYLSIWQLVVVTLVMTHITIVSVTVYLHRYSAHRALELHPALKHFFRFWLWLTTAQNTREWTAVHRKHHAKCETVDDPHSPVVKGLSTVLRKGAELYREEAKNEDTLRIYGKNCPDDWVERNVYSRFPIAGVTLMAVIDLLLFGALGITVWAIQMMWIPVWAAGVINGLGHAVGYRNFECRDAATNLVPWGILIGGEELHNNHHTYPNSAKLSVRKWEFDMGWFWIKLFSFFGLAKVQRVAPIAHRVEGKRHLDMDTAMAILNNRFQIMAQYRKLVIAPLVKQELAKADASVRHHFHRAKRLLSREPSLLHEGHHARIQRILEQSQALKVIYEKRLALQQIWAKTSANGHDMLEAIKHWVSDAEASGIHSLKEFAEQLKTYSLRPTAAV, encoded by the coding sequence ATGTGGCATAACGGTTTACTTTACCTGTCGATCTGGCAACTGGTGGTTGTCACTTTGGTGATGACACACATCACCATCGTCAGTGTAACGGTGTATCTGCACCGCTATTCAGCGCATCGTGCGCTGGAACTTCACCCCGCACTTAAGCATTTCTTCCGTTTCTGGCTGTGGCTGACCACCGCCCAGAACACCCGTGAGTGGACCGCCGTCCACCGTAAGCACCACGCCAAATGTGAAACGGTCGATGACCCGCACAGCCCGGTGGTTAAAGGTCTGAGCACAGTGCTGCGTAAAGGCGCAGAGCTGTACCGCGAAGAGGCGAAAAACGAGGACACCCTGCGCATCTATGGCAAGAACTGCCCGGATGACTGGGTCGAGCGTAATGTTTATTCGCGTTTCCCAATCGCAGGCGTAACGCTGATGGCAGTGATTGATCTGCTGCTGTTTGGTGCACTGGGCATCACCGTTTGGGCGATCCAGATGATGTGGATTCCAGTCTGGGCTGCTGGTGTCATCAATGGCCTTGGCCACGCTGTCGGCTACCGCAATTTTGAGTGCCGTGATGCAGCGACCAATCTGGTGCCGTGGGGCATCCTGATTGGCGGTGAAGAACTGCACAACAATCATCACACCTATCCGAACTCCGCCAAGCTCTCTGTGCGCAAATGGGAGTTCGACATGGGCTGGTTCTGGATCAAACTGTTCAGTTTCTTCGGTTTGGCCAAGGTACAGCGGGTTGCGCCGATCGCGCACCGTGTTGAAGGTAAGCGTCACTTGGATATGGACACTGCGATGGCCATCCTCAATAACCGCTTCCAGATCATGGCTCAGTACCGCAAGTTGGTGATTGCGCCATTGGTTAAGCAAGAGCTGGCTAAGGCTGATGCGTCTGTGCGTCATCACTTCCACCGAGCCAAGCGCTTACTGTCCCGTGAGCCAAGCCTGTTGCACGAAGGCCACCATGCTCGCATCCAGCGCATTCTGGAGCAGAGCCAGGCGCTTAAGGTCATCTACGAAAAGCGTTTGGCGTTGCAGCAAATCTGGGCCAAGACCAGTGCCAATGGCCACGACATGCTTGAAGCCATCAAGCATTGGGTCAGCGATGCAGAGGCCAGCGGCATTCACTCCCTTAAAGAGTTTGCTGAGCAGCTCAAAACCTACTCGCTGCGTCCTACTGCTGCAGTTTAA
- a CDS encoding EAL domain-containing protein, translated as MNLSFSAWRLILSYIVIASSWVFFSDGLLSALQLSPAETELAQRLKGHGFVLVTALLLYIVLRAHQRQYCIAGEAVKRSEKRLLQALEAAKDAMWDWDMSSDKVYCSPSLAAMLGLSHIPPETPPNFWLDRLHPDEKATFERNFRERLQTRDTQPYEYSHRMLHTDGSYRLIHFRGRLILDNNQQPEHLTGTASDITQRRQDEEDLRTAAAVYNVTQEGVLVTGADKLIVHCNPAFVRITGYTLDEIVGKSPGLLKSGRHDRTFYSNIWKCVAEHGTWSGEIWNRRKSGEIYPQWQSIRAIRDPHGEITHYVAVFSDISALKRSQRELDYLAHHDPLSNLPNRLLFTERVEHALDRAVSEQLRGAVLLIDLDHFKHINESLDHTTGDLLLRAVGERLSQNLNDRMTLARLGGDEFGVLYENCNNTEQAAVMAQHLLNCLKQPFEINGHELFITASLGIGLYPDDVSDASQILRNADSALFKAKNAGRENYAFYTQELTELARQRVEIASALRHAIDHNELRVFYQPLLCLSTRKMIGVEALVRWQHPVRGLVPPGEFIPVAEEIGLIAAIDDWVLVQSCQQMVAWQESGYTLDFIAVNISSRLFTRGGLDQRVAQVLKETGLNPAHLELEVTESAIMINPNAAQVQLQTLRDLGLRLAIDDFGTGYSSLARLKRLPVHKLKLDQSFVAGLPKDHDDVAIARAVIALGHSMGLNVLAEGVENEDQVDMLIRLGCDHAQGYYFARPQPAEQLSCAPTKPSE; from the coding sequence ATGAACTTATCGTTCAGTGCCTGGCGTCTGATCCTGAGCTACATCGTGATCGCCAGTAGTTGGGTGTTTTTTAGCGACGGACTGCTTTCAGCTCTGCAGCTCTCACCGGCAGAAACCGAGTTGGCCCAACGTCTGAAGGGTCATGGGTTTGTACTGGTCACAGCATTGCTGCTGTACATCGTATTACGTGCTCACCAACGCCAATATTGCATAGCGGGAGAAGCTGTCAAACGCAGTGAGAAGCGTTTGCTCCAAGCATTAGAAGCAGCAAAAGATGCAATGTGGGACTGGGATATGTCCAGCGACAAGGTGTATTGCTCACCTAGCCTGGCGGCCATGCTCGGACTTTCTCACATACCGCCGGAAACGCCGCCAAACTTCTGGCTGGATCGTCTGCACCCGGATGAAAAAGCCACTTTTGAACGAAACTTTCGAGAGCGCCTGCAAACGCGGGACACGCAACCGTACGAATACAGTCACAGGATGCTGCACACCGATGGCAGCTACCGTCTGATCCATTTCCGCGGACGCTTGATTCTGGATAACAACCAGCAGCCAGAACACCTGACAGGTACAGCCAGCGACATCACCCAACGTCGCCAGGATGAAGAAGACCTTCGTACCGCTGCCGCCGTCTATAACGTCACCCAAGAGGGTGTATTGGTTACGGGTGCAGATAAGTTAATCGTTCACTGCAACCCTGCCTTCGTCCGCATCACCGGTTACACCCTCGACGAAATCGTCGGTAAATCGCCGGGCCTGCTCAAATCTGGGCGCCATGACCGCACGTTCTACAGCAACATCTGGAAGTGTGTGGCAGAGCATGGCACCTGGAGTGGCGAAATCTGGAACCGCCGTAAAAGTGGCGAGATTTATCCTCAATGGCAGAGCATTCGCGCAATCCGCGATCCTCATGGCGAGATCACCCACTACGTTGCAGTGTTCTCTGACATCAGCGCCCTCAAACGCTCACAGCGTGAATTGGACTATCTGGCCCACCATGACCCGCTGAGCAACCTGCCCAATCGCCTGCTGTTTACCGAACGTGTCGAGCACGCCCTGGATCGCGCGGTGTCAGAACAACTTCGCGGTGCGGTACTGCTGATTGACCTTGATCACTTCAAGCACATCAACGAAAGCCTGGACCATACCACTGGCGACCTGCTGCTCAGAGCCGTGGGCGAACGCCTGAGCCAAAACCTGAATGACCGCATGACCCTTGCCAGACTGGGAGGGGATGAGTTCGGCGTGCTCTACGAAAACTGCAACAACACCGAACAAGCGGCTGTCATGGCCCAGCATCTATTGAACTGCCTGAAGCAGCCCTTTGAGATAAACGGCCATGAGCTGTTCATCACCGCCAGCCTCGGCATCGGCCTGTACCCCGATGACGTCAGTGATGCCAGCCAAATCCTGCGTAATGCTGACTCTGCCTTGTTCAAAGCCAAAAACGCCGGCCGTGAAAACTATGCTTTTTACACGCAAGAGCTGACTGAACTAGCGCGCCAGCGTGTAGAAATAGCCAGTGCCTTGCGCCATGCCATTGATCACAACGAACTGCGTGTTTTCTACCAACCGCTGCTGTGCTTGAGCACTCGGAAGATGATTGGCGTGGAAGCACTTGTTCGCTGGCAACACCCGGTTCGCGGGCTGGTTCCACCGGGAGAGTTCATTCCGGTAGCCGAAGAGATCGGCCTCATCGCCGCGATTGATGATTGGGTTCTGGTTCAGAGCTGTCAGCAAATGGTCGCCTGGCAGGAGTCAGGTTATACCCTTGATTTTATTGCAGTGAACATTTCAAGCCGACTGTTCACTCGGGGCGGACTGGATCAGCGGGTTGCTCAGGTACTTAAAGAGACGGGCCTCAACCCAGCTCACCTCGAGCTGGAGGTCACCGAAAGCGCGATCATGATCAACCCCAATGCGGCACAGGTACAGCTGCAGACCCTGCGCGACCTTGGACTGCGCCTGGCCATCGACGACTTCGGTACTGGCTACAGCTCTCTGGCTCGCCTCAAACGCCTGCCCGTGCACAAACTAAAGCTGGATCAGAGCTTTGTTGCCGGCCTGCCTAAGGATCATGACGACGTAGCCATCGCCCGCGCCGTCATTGCCTTGGGCCACAGTATGGGGCTCAATGTGCTGGCTGAAGGCGTCGAGAATGAAGACCAAGTGGATATGTTGATTCGCCTCGGCTGCGACCATGCCCAAGGCTACTACTTCGCACGTCCACAACCGGCAGAACAGTTGAGCTGCGCACCAACAAAACCCAGCGAATAA